One segment of Odontesthes bonariensis isolate fOdoBon6 chromosome 1, fOdoBon6.hap1, whole genome shotgun sequence DNA contains the following:
- the LOC142378100 gene encoding globoside alpha-1,3-N-acetylgalactosaminyltransferase 1-like isoform X1 → MLRNASKTHVLISFGFLLVLMFIIYVYSKHSSSSFILDFPDLTKSEPGNDALEDMFKTNSCQEKNWSIGDLTMKPGVSYAQPSTQTGRTDVNSVTNWNVPLVWEGTFDPVVIDAIYQKMDPRVAVVVFAVGKYTRFLKGFMESGEKHFLVGFRVTYYIFTDNKDDVPKIEFGKGRGVSIIAVPSANRWQDVVLGRMKWATITIDKQIRNEADYLFMMDIDSVFHNRFGAESLSRLSAVLHRGYYKNTDRDKFPYERRPLSKAYIPAGAGDYYYTAAVWGGYLEDMYQLVKYCHEQSVEDSKNKIEAVWQEESHLNRYLLYNKPTKVLSPEYLWSDYDQKPADIKVIRISQLVKNYAEVRPNGGH, encoded by the exons CATCATCTATGTCTACTCGAAACATTCCTCCTCATCTTTCAT ACTGGACTTTCCAGACTTGACAAAGTCTGAGCCAGGTAATGATGCTTTAGAGGACATGTTCAAGACTAACAGTTGTCAGGAGAAAAACTGGAGTATCGGAGACCTGACAATGAAACCTGG AGTAAGTTATGCTCAGCCAAGCACACAGACAGG ACGCACTGATGTGAACTCGGTGACAAACTGGAATGTGCCCCTGGTTTGGGAAGGAACCTTCGATCCGGTGGTTATTGATGCGATCTATCAGAAAATGGACCCACGAGTCGCTGTAGTGGTTTTTGCTGTTGGCAA ATATACCCGCTTTCTGAAAGGCTTCATGGAGTCGGGTGAAAAGCACTTTCTTGTTGGCTTCAGGGTCACTTACTATATCTTTACAGACAATAAAGACGATGTTCCAAAA ATTGAATTTGGTAAAGGCCGTGGTGTTTCAATCATCGCTGTCCCTAGTGCCAACCGCTGGCAGGACGTCGTACTCGGCAGGATGAAATGGGCCACCATCACCATTGACAAACAG ATTCGAAATGAGGCAGATTATCTTTTTATGATGGATATCGACAGTGTCTTCCACAACCGTTTTGGAGCAGAGTCTCTCAGTCGGCTGTCTGCTGTACTTCACCGTGGCTACTACAAG AACACAGATAGGGACAAGTTTCCTTATGAGCGTCGGCCTTTGTCCAAGGCATACATTCCTGCCGGTGCAGGAGACTATTATTACACCGCAGCTGTGTGGGGTGGATACCTGGAGGATATGTACCAGCTTGTCAA GTACTGCCATGAGCAATCGGTGGAAGATTCCAAGAACAAAATAGAAGCTGTGTGGCAGGAGGAGAGCCATCTGAACAG GTATTTGCTATACAACAAGCCAACCAAGGTGCTGTCTCCAGAATATCTGTGGTCGGATTACGATCAGAAACCAGCAGACATTAAAGTCATCAGGATCTCCCAGTTGGTCAAGAATTACGCAGAAGTACGACCCAATGGTGGCCACTGA
- the LOC142378100 gene encoding globoside alpha-1,3-N-acetylgalactosaminyltransferase 1-like isoform X2 has translation MFKTNSCQEKNWSIGDLTMKPGVSYAQPSTQTGRTDVNSVTNWNVPLVWEGTFDPVVIDAIYQKMDPRVAVVVFAVGKYTRFLKGFMESGEKHFLVGFRVTYYIFTDNKDDVPKIEFGKGRGVSIIAVPSANRWQDVVLGRMKWATITIDKQIRNEADYLFMMDIDSVFHNRFGAESLSRLSAVLHRGYYKNTDRDKFPYERRPLSKAYIPAGAGDYYYTAAVWGGYLEDMYQLVKYCHEQSVEDSKNKIEAVWQEESHLNRYLLYNKPTKVLSPEYLWSDYDQKPADIKVIRISQLVKNYAEVRPNGGH, from the exons ATGTTCAAGACTAACAGTTGTCAGGAGAAAAACTGGAGTATCGGAGACCTGACAATGAAACCTGG AGTAAGTTATGCTCAGCCAAGCACACAGACAGG ACGCACTGATGTGAACTCGGTGACAAACTGGAATGTGCCCCTGGTTTGGGAAGGAACCTTCGATCCGGTGGTTATTGATGCGATCTATCAGAAAATGGACCCACGAGTCGCTGTAGTGGTTTTTGCTGTTGGCAA ATATACCCGCTTTCTGAAAGGCTTCATGGAGTCGGGTGAAAAGCACTTTCTTGTTGGCTTCAGGGTCACTTACTATATCTTTACAGACAATAAAGACGATGTTCCAAAA ATTGAATTTGGTAAAGGCCGTGGTGTTTCAATCATCGCTGTCCCTAGTGCCAACCGCTGGCAGGACGTCGTACTCGGCAGGATGAAATGGGCCACCATCACCATTGACAAACAG ATTCGAAATGAGGCAGATTATCTTTTTATGATGGATATCGACAGTGTCTTCCACAACCGTTTTGGAGCAGAGTCTCTCAGTCGGCTGTCTGCTGTACTTCACCGTGGCTACTACAAG AACACAGATAGGGACAAGTTTCCTTATGAGCGTCGGCCTTTGTCCAAGGCATACATTCCTGCCGGTGCAGGAGACTATTATTACACCGCAGCTGTGTGGGGTGGATACCTGGAGGATATGTACCAGCTTGTCAA GTACTGCCATGAGCAATCGGTGGAAGATTCCAAGAACAAAATAGAAGCTGTGTGGCAGGAGGAGAGCCATCTGAACAG GTATTTGCTATACAACAAGCCAACCAAGGTGCTGTCTCCAGAATATCTGTGGTCGGATTACGATCAGAAACCAGCAGACATTAAAGTCATCAGGATCTCCCAGTTGGTCAAGAATTACGCAGAAGTACGACCCAATGGTGGCCACTGA
- the mpc1 gene encoding mitochondrial pyruvate carrier 1 isoform X2 has translation MAGTIARKGIDYLRSREFRDYLMRYHFWGPVANWGLPIAAISDMKKSPEIISGRMTFALCCYSLLFMRFAYKVQPRNWLLFACHLTNESAQLVQGSRLIKYK, from the exons ATGGCAGGGACTATTGCACGTAAAGGCATCGACTATCTTAGGAGCAGAGAGTTCAGGGATTATTTGATGAGGTAT CATTTCTGGGGTCCTGTAGCAAACTGGGGTCTCCCTATAGCTGCCATCTCAGATATGAAGAAGAGCCCCGAGATTATCAGTGGCCGGATGACCTTCG CTTTGTGCTGCTATTCACTGCTCTTTATGAGGTTTGCTTACAAGGTTCAGCCACGCAACTGGCTCCTGTTTGCTTGCCATTTGACCAACGAGTCAGCACAACTTGTTCAAGGAAGCCGTCTCATCAAATACAAGTGA
- the mpc1 gene encoding mitochondrial pyruvate carrier 1 isoform X1 yields MKKSPEIISGRMTFALCCYSLLFMRFAYKVQPRNWLLFACHLTNESAQLVQGSRLIKYNMAKKTGSE; encoded by the exons ATGAAGAAGAGCCCCGAGATTATCAGTGGCCGGATGACCTTCG CTTTGTGCTGCTATTCACTGCTCTTTATGAGGTTTGCTTACAAGGTTCAGCCACGCAACTGGCTCCTGTTTGCTTGCCATTTGACCAACGAGTCAGCACAACTTGTTCAAGGAAGCCGTCTCATCAAATACAA CATGGCGAAGAAGACGGGATCAGAGTGA
- the kifbp gene encoding KIF-binding protein yields MTQKKTNMASLRSDEWRAICDKFTNAQNLTEIQSRNDQENDPFRSKYKARELLREIYCSLKSFEAGDGEENTAGEGSNQRPTEQPVDGQLEDAFAQGFSGDSPAGMRAAKLGAVEYYLGVNHIDTEELSAGQEHLMNCMKLLERCKVSSENVSLFIHVRNQLGILWAGRDETETAQGFLETAESIYQRYMKEDGSPPTDMTEYFSAEENLLTHQERTKKFELAYTHTMYYLAQVYQNLGQTERAATYCHSTLQRQLQLNQFNPIEWALNAATLSQYYITKGRYMEGRHCLAAATAISGLAGDVPSEAAAQESETESERREHLTQKRAEIARCWIKYCLNLLQDAKKLLEDNIGELDTDRQDELKRARRREEEEEEKGRKSTLLFGSEDTFDSIIGVEEKVSCLLPLDFTEARAVFLEGQNYVTQAKDYFQMDGYVTDHIEILQDHSALFLALAFFEEDLERRCKMHKRRVDMLEPICNDLNSQYYLLIRRQMMFELAETYNEMMDLKLTLVNRQSDTESLDSHTIKKFNHLCSSSAKFYQMFLDSTCSPEGKSPEHLEEEVLRPALVARFRVARLHSKLISSLPTVQLDNLNKSLDNYKYVVQYCDTHPEAAATVETELELSREMVGLLPLKINRLKARMTANN; encoded by the exons ATGAcacagaagaaaacaaacatggcgTCTCTCCGGAGTGATGAGTGGAGAGCTATCTGCGACAAATTCACCAACGCCCAAAATCTCACCGAAATACAGTCACGAAATGACCAGGAAAACGATCCGTTCCGGTCAAAGTACAAGGCCAGGGAACTTCTCAGAGAGATTTACTGTTCGTTGAAGAGTTTCGAGGCTGGCGACGGTGAAGAGAACACGGCCGGAGAGGGCAGCAACCAGCGGCCGACAGAGCAGCCGGTGGACGGCCAGCTGGAGGATGCGTTCGCCCAAGGCTTTAGCGGTGACTCTCCAGCGGGGATGCGTGCAGCTAAACTCGGGGCTGTAGAGTATTACCTGGGCGTCAACCATATCGACACAGAGGAGTTGTCAGCCGGCCAGGAACATCTGATGAACTGCATGAAACTGCTGGAGAGATGCAAAGTGTCATCGGAAAATGTGTCTCTGTTTATCCACGTTAGG AACCAGCTGGGCATCCTTTGGGCAGGCCGGGATGAGACAGAAACGGCCCAGGGCTTCCTTGAAACAGCAGAATCCATCTACCAACGCTACATGAAGGAG GACGGGAGTCCCCCTACTGATATGACGGAGTACTTTAGTGCTGAGGAGAACCTGTTGACGCATCAGGAGAGGACCAAGAA GTTCGAGTTGGCGTACACCCACACTATGTACTATCTCGCTCAAGTTTATCAAAACCTCG GTCAAACCGAGCGTGCTGCCACCTACTGCCACAGCACCCTGCAGAGACAGTTACAGTTAAATCAGTTCAACCCGATAGAGTGGGCTCTAAATGCTGCCACTCTTTCTCAATATTACATCACAAAG GGGAGATACATGGAGGGCAGACATTGCCTTGCAGCAGCTACTGCAATATCGGGTCTGGCAGGAGATGTTCCATCTGAGGCAGCAGCACAAGAAA GTGAGACGGAGAGTGAGCGCAGGGAACATCTCACACAGAAGAGAGCAGAGATTGCAAGATGTTGGATTAAATACTGTCTCAATCTGCTGCAGGATGCCAAGAAGTTGCTCGAG GACAACATTGGCGAGTTGGATACTGATCGtcaagatgagttgaagagaGCAAGAAGacgagaggaggaggaggaagaaaagggcAGGAAGAGCACTCTGCTGTTTGGCTCTGAAGACACCTTCGACTCCATCATTGGCGTGGAAGAAAAG GTGTCGTGTTTGCTCCCTTTGGATTTCACCGAGGCCAGAGctgtttttctggagggacagAATTATGTCACGCAG GCGAAGGACTACTTTCAGATGGATGGATACGTGACGGACCACATAGAGATTTTGCAGGATCACAGCGCTCTGTTCCTGGCCCTCGCTTTCTTCGAGGAGGACCTTGAGCGACGCTGCAAAATGCACAAGAGGAGAGTTGATATGTTGGAGCCAATCTGCAATG acTTGAACTCCCAGTACTACCTATTGATCCGCAGACAGATGATGTTTGAGTTGGCTGAGACCTACAATGAAATGATGGACTTAAAACTGACACTGGTCAACAGACAATCAGATACAGAGTCTCTAGATAGCCACACCATTAAAAAATTCAACCACCTCTGCTCTTCTTCTGCCAA GTTCTACCAGATGTTCCTTGACTCTACGTGTTCTCCGGAGGGGAAGTCTCCCGAGCacctggaggaggaggtgcTTAGACCAGCTCTGGTGGCTCGATTCAGAGTGGCCCGACTGCACAGCAAACTGATCAGCTCTTTGCCCACAGTTCAGCTGGACAACCTCAACAAATCCCTGGACAACTACAA GTATGTGGTGCAGTATTGCGACACCCACCCTGAGGCGGCTGCCACCGTGGAAACGGAGCTGGAGCTGAGTAGAGAGATGGTCGGCCTCCTCCCTCTCAAAATCAACCGCCTCAAAGCAAGGATGACTGCAAACAACTGA